The Nitratidesulfovibrio sp. genome has a window encoding:
- a CDS encoding acetate kinase gives MNVLVINSGSSSIKYQLIDMTTEKSLCSGLVERIGEGMGKLTHKIKPDTDAEEKIVLEQAFANHVEGMKKVVDLITDAEKGVIADKSEIYAVGHRVLLGGEEIKQSVKIDEWAKGIIRDYIPLGPLHNPANLAGIEVAEELFPHAPSVGVFDTEFHQTMPKKAYLYPLPYDLYKTLRIRRYGFHGTSHRYITKKTAEFLGKPLDELNIITCHLGNGCSMAAVKNGRCVDTTMGITPLEGLMMGTRCGDIDPALVPFLMEKKGWSGAEIDTVMNKQSGLKGVCGMNDMRDIHAAREKGDEMAELAFQMFVYRIRKYIGSFAVVVGKLDAIVFTAGIGENDDFLRAAVCKDMDILGIDIDEAVNAKRSGQARHIGKPGQRVPVLVVPTNEELEIAQTTVAVLNGKN, from the coding sequence ATGAACGTACTCGTCATCAACTCCGGCAGCTCGTCCATCAAGTACCAGCTCATCGACATGACCACCGAGAAGTCCCTGTGTTCCGGTCTTGTCGAGCGCATCGGCGAAGGCATGGGCAAACTGACCCACAAGATCAAGCCCGACACCGACGCCGAGGAAAAGATCGTCCTCGAACAGGCGTTCGCCAATCATGTCGAAGGCATGAAGAAAGTCGTGGACCTGATCACCGATGCCGAGAAGGGCGTCATCGCCGACAAGAGCGAAATCTACGCCGTGGGTCACCGCGTGCTGCTTGGCGGCGAAGAAATCAAGCAGTCCGTCAAGATCGACGAATGGGCCAAGGGCATCATCCGCGACTACATTCCGCTGGGCCCGCTGCACAACCCCGCCAACCTTGCGGGCATCGAAGTGGCGGAAGAACTCTTCCCGCACGCGCCTTCCGTGGGCGTGTTCGACACCGAGTTCCACCAGACCATGCCCAAGAAGGCGTATCTTTACCCGCTGCCCTACGACCTGTACAAGACGCTGCGCATCCGCCGCTACGGCTTCCACGGCACCTCGCACCGCTACATCACCAAGAAGACCGCAGAATTCCTGGGCAAGCCCCTGGACGAACTGAACATCATCACCTGCCACCTCGGCAACGGGTGCTCCATGGCCGCCGTGAAGAACGGCCGTTGCGTAGACACCACCATGGGCATCACCCCGCTGGAAGGCCTGATGATGGGCACCCGCTGCGGCGACATCGACCCCGCCCTGGTCCCCTTCCTGATGGAAAAGAAGGGCTGGTCCGGCGCCGAAATCGACACCGTGATGAACAAGCAGAGCGGCCTGAAGGGCGTGTGCGGCATGAACGACATGCGCGACATCCACGCCGCCCGTGAAAAGGGCGACGAGATGGCCGAACTGGCCTTCCAGATGTTCGTCTACCGCATCCGCAAGTACATCGGCTCGTTCGCCGTGGTGGTGGGCAAGCTGGACGCCATCGTGTTCACCGCCGGCATCGGCGAGAACGACGACTTCCTGCGCGCTGCCGTGTGCAAGGACATGGACATCCTGGGCATCGACATCGACGAGGCGGTCAACGCCAAGCGTTCGGGCCAGGCGCGCCACATCGGCAAGCCCGGCCAGCGCGTGCCCGTGCTGGTGGTGCCCACCAACGAGGAACTGGAAATCGCCCAGACCACTGTTGCCGTGCTGAACGGCAAGAACTAG
- the pta gene encoding phosphate acetyltransferase yields MANNLYITATESKSGKSAVVLGMMQLLLRDIRKVAFFRPIINRPVTDAVDHDTNLILTHFNLDIPVADTYAYSLQDARELINNGQHATLLENILKKYKQLEDSYDFVLCEGTDFLGKDAAFEFDLNADIAANLGCPVMVVANGQQKTAHEIVASTQLTIDLLDEKGLDIVAAVINRASVTDAERDVVISSLECKVNCSNPLAVYVVPEEPTLGKPTMGDVKKWLNAQVLYGHGRMDTLVDDYVIAAMQIGNFLDYVTPGCLVITPGDRSDIILTGLATRLSGAYPDISGMLLTGGIQPAPNVHRLIEGWTGVPIPILSVKDHTYKTIQTLNELYGKIEPDNERKINTALGLFERCVDSQELGRRLINRKSSRITPMMFEFNLIERAKQNRMRIVLPEGVEERILRAADILARREVADIILLGDADKVGSKVSELGIALDGVQIIQPNLSPKFEEYAQAYFELRKHKGVSIERARDTMNDVTYFGTMMVHKGDAEGMVSGSINTTAHTIRPAFEFIKTKPGFSIVSSVFLMCLKDRVLAFGDCAVNPNPTAEQLAEIAINSAHTARIFGIEPRVAMLSYSTGSSGKGADVEKVIEATRIAKERAPELLLEGPLQYDAAIDMDVARTKLPGSQVAGQATVFIFPDLNTGNNTYKAVQRAAGAVAIGPVLQGLNKPVNDLSRGCTVPDIVNTVAITAIQAQAEKGLI; encoded by the coding sequence ATGGCCAACAATCTGTACATCACCGCGACGGAATCGAAGAGCGGCAAGTCCGCCGTGGTGCTCGGCATGATGCAGCTATTGCTGCGCGACATCCGCAAGGTCGCCTTCTTCCGCCCCATCATCAACAGGCCCGTCACGGATGCGGTGGACCACGACACCAACCTCATCCTGACCCACTTCAACCTCGACATCCCCGTGGCCGACACCTACGCGTACTCGCTGCAGGACGCCCGGGAGCTGATCAACAACGGTCAGCACGCCACGCTGCTTGAAAACATCCTGAAGAAGTACAAGCAGCTGGAAGACAGCTACGACTTCGTGCTCTGCGAGGGCACCGACTTTCTGGGCAAGGATGCCGCCTTCGAATTCGACCTGAACGCCGACATCGCCGCCAACCTCGGCTGCCCCGTGATGGTGGTGGCCAATGGCCAGCAGAAGACCGCCCACGAAATCGTCGCCTCCACCCAGCTGACCATCGACCTGCTGGACGAAAAGGGGCTGGACATCGTGGCCGCGGTGATCAACCGCGCCTCGGTCACCGACGCCGAACGCGACGTGGTCATCAGCAGCCTGGAGTGCAAGGTCAACTGCTCCAACCCCCTGGCCGTGTACGTGGTGCCCGAGGAACCCACCCTGGGCAAGCCCACCATGGGCGACGTGAAGAAGTGGCTGAACGCCCAGGTGCTGTACGGCCATGGCCGCATGGATACCCTGGTGGACGACTACGTCATCGCCGCCATGCAGATCGGCAATTTCCTCGACTACGTCACCCCCGGTTGCCTCGTGATCACCCCCGGTGATCGTTCGGACATCATCCTCACCGGCCTCGCCACCCGCCTTTCCGGCGCCTATCCCGACATTTCGGGCATGCTGCTGACCGGCGGCATCCAGCCCGCGCCCAACGTGCACCGCCTCATCGAAGGCTGGACCGGGGTGCCCATTCCCATCCTGTCGGTAAAGGACCACACCTACAAGACCATCCAGACCCTGAACGAGCTGTACGGCAAGATCGAGCCGGACAACGAGCGCAAGATCAACACCGCCCTCGGCCTGTTCGAGCGTTGCGTGGACAGCCAGGAACTGGGCCGCCGCCTGATCAACCGCAAGTCCAGCCGCATCACCCCCATGATGTTCGAGTTCAACCTGATCGAGCGCGCCAAGCAGAACCGCATGCGCATCGTGCTGCCCGAAGGGGTGGAGGAACGCATCCTGCGCGCCGCCGACATCCTGGCCCGGCGCGAGGTTGCCGACATCATCCTGCTGGGCGACGCCGACAAGGTGGGCTCCAAGGTCAGCGAACTGGGCATCGCCCTGGACGGCGTGCAGATCATCCAGCCCAACCTGTCGCCCAAGTTCGAGGAATACGCCCAGGCCTACTTCGAACTGCGCAAGCACAAGGGCGTCAGCATCGAACGCGCCCGCGACACCATGAACGACGTCACCTACTTCGGCACCATGATGGTGCACAAGGGCGACGCGGAGGGCATGGTTTCCGGCTCCATCAACACCACGGCGCACACCATCCGCCCGGCGTTCGAGTTCATCAAGACCAAGCCCGGCTTCTCCATCGTGTCCAGCGTGTTCCTGATGTGCCTGAAGGACCGCGTGCTGGCCTTCGGCGACTGCGCGGTGAACCCCAACCCCACGGCGGAACAGCTGGCCGAAATCGCCATCAACTCGGCCCACACCGCGCGCATCTTCGGCATCGAGCCGCGCGTGGCCATGCTGTCGTACTCCACCGGCTCGTCCGGCAAGGGCGCGGACGTGGAAAAGGTCATCGAGGCCACCCGCATCGCCAAGGAACGCGCGCCGGAACTGCTGCTGGAAGGCCCGTTGCAGTACGACGCCGCCATCGACATGGATGTCGCGCGCACCAAGCTTCCCGGCAGCCAGGTGGCCGGTCAGGCCACGGTGTTCATCTTCCCCGACCTGAACACCGGCAACAACACCTACAAGGCCGTGCAGCGCGCCGCCGGGGCCGTGGCCATCGGCCCGGTGCTGCAGGGCCTGAACAAGCCCGTCAACGACCTGTCGCGTGGCTGCACGGTGCCCGACATCGTGAACACCGTGGCCATCACCGCCATTCAGGCGCAGGCCGAGAAGGGCCTTATCTAG
- a CDS encoding (Fe-S)-binding protein: MADLTKLAKLLHELDDQMVGCMKCGMCQAVCPVFAETMKEADVTRGKIALLENLAKEMIHDAAGVQEKLNKCLLCGSCGANCPSGVKVMDIFLRARVIVNTYMGLSPVKKAILRGMLTKPALFNALLDIGSKFQGIFTSKVDDLLGSSCSKVLSPIIGDRHFVGLATQSLHSKVKALDTPAGKSGKRVAFFPGCLGDKMFVSVAEACLKVFEYHGVGVYMPEGQACCGIPAISSGDRVAYDKLVKINLDLFSKGGFDYLVTPCATCTATIKEIWPKLMEDYPAPMRDQIRALHDKVMDVNQFVVDVLGVSPEAPAKGGVKVTFHDSCHMKKSLGVTSQPRALIGMNPKYELVEMAECDRCCGSGGSFNLYHYELSKQIGERKRDNILATGAQVVSTGCPACMLQMTDMLSQHGAKVAVKHSIELYADSLR; encoded by the coding sequence ATGGCAGACCTTACCAAACTCGCCAAGCTGCTGCACGAGCTGGACGACCAGATGGTCGGCTGCATGAAGTGCGGCATGTGCCAGGCCGTCTGCCCCGTGTTTGCCGAGACCATGAAAGAGGCGGACGTTACGCGCGGCAAGATCGCGCTGCTCGAAAACCTTGCCAAGGAAATGATCCACGACGCGGCCGGTGTTCAGGAAAAGCTGAACAAGTGTCTGCTGTGCGGCTCGTGCGGGGCCAACTGCCCGTCGGGCGTGAAGGTCATGGACATCTTCCTGCGTGCCCGTGTCATCGTGAACACCTACATGGGCCTCTCGCCGGTCAAGAAGGCCATCCTGCGCGGCATGCTGACCAAGCCCGCCCTGTTCAACGCCCTGCTCGACATCGGCTCGAAGTTCCAGGGCATCTTCACCAGCAAGGTGGACGACCTGCTCGGCTCCTCGTGCTCCAAGGTGCTGTCGCCCATCATCGGCGACCGTCACTTCGTGGGCCTTGCCACGCAGTCGCTGCACAGCAAGGTGAAGGCGCTGGACACCCCGGCGGGCAAGAGCGGCAAGCGCGTCGCCTTCTTCCCGGGCTGCCTTGGCGACAAGATGTTCGTCAGCGTGGCCGAAGCCTGCCTGAAGGTGTTCGAATACCACGGCGTTGGCGTGTACATGCCCGAAGGCCAGGCCTGCTGCGGCATCCCCGCCATCTCGTCGGGCGACCGCGTGGCCTACGACAAACTGGTCAAGATCAACCTCGACCTGTTCTCCAAGGGCGGCTTCGACTACCTGGTGACCCCGTGCGCCACCTGCACCGCCACCATCAAGGAAATCTGGCCCAAGCTCATGGAGGACTACCCGGCCCCCATGCGCGACCAGATTCGCGCCCTGCACGACAAGGTCATGGACGTGAACCAGTTCGTGGTGGACGTGCTGGGCGTTTCGCCCGAGGCCCCGGCCAAGGGCGGCGTGAAGGTGACCTTCCACGATTCCTGCCACATGAAGAAGTCGCTCGGCGTCACCTCGCAGCCGCGCGCCCTCATCGGCATGAACCCCAAGTACGAACTGGTGGAAATGGCCGAATGCGACCGCTGCTGCGGTTCGGGCGGCAGCTTCAACCTGTACCACTACGAACTGTCCAAGCAAATCGGCGAGCGCAAGCGCGACAACATCCTGGCCACCGGTGCCCAGGTGGTGTCCACCGGCTGCCCCGCCTGCATGCTGCAAATGACCGACATGCTCTCGCAGCATGGGGCCAAGGTGGCGGTGAAGCACTCCATCGAACTGTACGCGGATTCGCTGCGGTAG
- a CDS encoding FAD-linked oxidase C-terminal domain-containing protein: MPSAALIKEFEAVVGKDNVFTSEADRQSYSYDSAVLEAVVPALVVRPTTTEQLGKVVRLCNENGNPITVRGAGTNLSGGTIPDPREGIVILTNSLSRIIEINEEDLYAVVEPGVVTAKFAAEVAKRGLFYPPDPGSQAVSTIGGNVAENAGGLRGLKYGVTKDYVMGIEFFDVNGGLVKTGSRTVKCVTGYNLAGLMVASEGTLGVFSQIILKLVPPPQASKAMMAVFDDVNKASEAVAGIIAAHVVPCTLEFMDQATIRYVDDFTKAGLPRDAQAILLIEVDGHAGQVADDAEKVEKVLNKVGAIEIKVAKDAAEKFKLWEARRNALPALARAKPTTVLEDATVPRSKIPAMVKAINDIAAKYNITIGTFGHAGDGNLHPTIMCDRRDKHEFERVEHAVDEIFDVALSLQGTLSGEHGIGMAKSKWMEKETSKATIEFSRNMKRAIDPKYILNPGKIIGA, from the coding sequence ATGCCCAGTGCAGCCCTGATCAAGGAATTCGAAGCCGTCGTCGGCAAGGACAACGTGTTCACCAGCGAGGCCGACCGCCAGTCGTACTCCTACGATTCCGCCGTGCTCGAAGCCGTGGTGCCCGCCCTGGTGGTGCGCCCCACCACCACCGAGCAGCTCGGCAAGGTCGTTCGCCTGTGCAACGAGAACGGCAACCCCATCACCGTTCGCGGCGCGGGCACCAACCTTTCCGGCGGCACCATCCCCGACCCGCGTGAAGGCATCGTCATCCTGACCAACAGCCTGAGCCGCATCATCGAAATCAACGAGGAAGACCTGTACGCCGTGGTCGAGCCCGGCGTTGTCACCGCCAAGTTCGCGGCGGAAGTGGCCAAGCGCGGCCTCTTCTACCCGCCCGATCCGGGTTCGCAGGCCGTGTCCACCATTGGTGGCAACGTGGCCGAGAACGCCGGTGGCCTGCGCGGCCTGAAGTACGGCGTGACCAAGGACTACGTGATGGGGATCGAATTTTTCGACGTCAACGGCGGCCTGGTGAAGACCGGTTCGCGCACCGTCAAGTGCGTGACCGGCTACAACCTCGCCGGTCTCATGGTGGCGTCCGAAGGCACCCTTGGCGTGTTCAGCCAGATCATCCTGAAGCTGGTGCCGCCGCCCCAGGCCTCCAAGGCCATGATGGCCGTGTTCGACGACGTGAACAAGGCGTCCGAGGCCGTTGCCGGCATCATCGCCGCCCACGTGGTGCCCTGCACCCTGGAATTCATGGACCAGGCCACCATCCGCTACGTTGACGACTTCACCAAGGCCGGCCTGCCGCGCGACGCCCAGGCCATCCTGCTCATCGAAGTGGACGGCCACGCCGGTCAGGTGGCCGACGACGCCGAGAAGGTGGAAAAGGTACTGAACAAGGTCGGCGCCATCGAAATCAAGGTGGCCAAGGACGCCGCCGAAAAGTTCAAGCTGTGGGAAGCCCGCCGCAACGCGCTGCCCGCCCTTGCCCGCGCCAAGCCCACCACCGTGCTTGAAGACGCCACCGTGCCGCGTTCCAAGATTCCTGCCATGGTCAAGGCCATCAATGACATCGCGGCCAAGTACAACATCACCATCGGCACCTTCGGTCACGCGGGCGACGGCAACCTGCACCCGACCATCATGTGCGACCGCCGCGACAAGCACGAGTTCGAGCGCGTGGAACACGCCGTGGACGAAATCTTCGACGTGGCCCTTTCGCTGCAGGGTACCCTGTCGGGCGAACATGGCATCGGCATGGCCAAGTCGAAGTGGATGGAGAAGGAAACCTCCAAGGCCACCATCGAGTTCTCGCGCAACATGAAGCGTGCCATCGACCCCAAGTACATCCTGAATCCTGGCAAGATCATCGGAGCCTAA
- a CDS encoding L-lactate permease, with the protein MSLELLALVALLPILVALVLMVGMRWPSTRAMPLAWLVCVLGAIGAWNLPVGYIAALSLQGVITAIGVLIIVFGAIIILYTLKYSGGMETIQYGMQNISRDRRIQAIIIGYMFAAFIEGAAGFGTPAALAAPLLLSLGFPPLAAAVICLVFNSFCVSFGAVGTPILIGLQFLAPLVKDAAAANPGLNFTDFGTFAKVIGQWVTTMHGPMIFILPIFMLGFLTRFYGQKKSWSEGFAAWQFCVFAAVAFIVPYLTFAWLVGPEFPSLIGGLVGLGIIVAGAKKGFCVPKETWDFGPQSTWEAEWTGSIATSTNTEFKPHMSQLMAWLPYILIGIILVLTRIPALGLKGFLAAQKIPFANLLGYKGVSASIDYLYLPGTIPFTLVALLTIVLHGMKGDAVKKAWAESFSKMKAPTIALFAAVALVSIFRGSGVADVALNPNSYPSMPLAMAKTVAAFAGNAWPMLASYVGGLGAFITGSNTVSDLLFAEFQWGVAQQLNLPRQIIVAAQVAGGAMGNMVCIHNIVAVCAVTGLIGREGMILKRTFWPFALYGIVVGIIASVFSFGAYSNLF; encoded by the coding sequence ATGTCATTGGAACTGCTTGCATTGGTGGCATTGTTGCCCATCCTTGTGGCCCTGGTGCTCATGGTCGGCATGCGCTGGCCCTCCACCCGCGCCATGCCCTTGGCCTGGCTTGTCTGCGTACTTGGCGCCATTGGCGCCTGGAACCTGCCCGTGGGCTACATCGCCGCCCTGTCGCTACAGGGCGTGATCACCGCAATCGGCGTGCTGATCATCGTGTTCGGGGCCATCATCATCCTGTACACCCTGAAATATTCCGGCGGCATGGAAACCATCCAGTACGGAATGCAGAACATCAGCCGTGACAGGCGCATTCAGGCGATCATCATCGGCTACATGTTCGCGGCCTTCATCGAAGGCGCCGCCGGCTTCGGCACGCCCGCCGCGCTGGCTGCCCCGCTGCTGCTGTCCCTCGGCTTTCCGCCGCTGGCCGCCGCCGTCATCTGCCTTGTGTTCAACTCGTTCTGCGTGTCGTTCGGCGCGGTGGGCACGCCCATCCTGATCGGCCTCCAGTTCCTTGCCCCGCTGGTCAAGGACGCCGCCGCCGCCAACCCCGGCCTGAACTTCACCGACTTCGGCACCTTCGCCAAGGTCATCGGCCAGTGGGTCACCACCATGCACGGCCCCATGATCTTCATCCTGCCCATCTTCATGCTGGGCTTCCTTACCCGTTTCTACGGCCAGAAGAAGTCGTGGTCCGAAGGCTTTGCCGCGTGGCAGTTCTGCGTGTTCGCGGCCGTGGCCTTCATCGTGCCCTACCTCACCTTCGCCTGGCTGGTGGGCCCCGAATTCCCGTCGCTGATCGGCGGCCTGGTGGGCCTTGGCATCATCGTGGCTGGCGCCAAGAAGGGCTTCTGCGTGCCCAAGGAAACCTGGGACTTCGGCCCCCAGTCCACCTGGGAAGCTGAATGGACCGGCTCCATCGCCACCAGCACCAACACCGAATTCAAGCCGCACATGAGCCAGCTCATGGCGTGGCTGCCCTATATCCTCATCGGCATCATCCTGGTGCTGACCCGCATTCCCGCCTTGGGCCTGAAAGGCTTCCTGGCCGCCCAGAAGATCCCCTTCGCCAACCTGCTCGGCTACAAGGGCGTTTCCGCCTCCATCGACTACCTGTACCTGCCCGGCACCATTCCCTTCACCCTTGTGGCCCTGCTGACCATCGTGCTGCACGGCATGAAGGGTGACGCGGTCAAGAAGGCCTGGGCCGAATCGTTCTCCAAGATGAAGGCGCCCACCATCGCGCTGTTCGCCGCCGTGGCCCTGGTGTCCATCTTCCGCGGTTCCGGCGTGGCCGATGTGGCCCTGAACCCCAACAGCTACCCCTCCATGCCCCTGGCCATGGCCAAGACTGTCGCCGCCTTTGCGGGCAACGCCTGGCCCATGCTGGCCTCTTACGTGGGCGGCCTTGGCGCGTTCATCACCGGTTCGAACACCGTTTCGGACCTTCTGTTCGCCGAATTCCAGTGGGGCGTTGCGCAGCAGCTCAACCTGCCCCGCCAGATCATCGTGGCCGCCCAGGTGGCCGGTGGCGCCATGGGCAACATGGTGTGCATCCACAACATCGTTGCCGTCTGCGCCGTTACCGGCCTGATCGGCCGCGAAGGCATGATCCTGAAGCGTACCTTCTGGCCCTTTGCCCTCTACGGCATCGTCGTGGGCATCATCGCCAGCGTGTTCAGCTTCGGGGCGTACTCCAACCTGTTCTAG